The Miscanthus floridulus cultivar M001 chromosome 6, ASM1932011v1, whole genome shotgun sequence genomic interval ggcaatggggtcttgaccaacattcctaagaataagacaatcatcaccatgatttagtagcatccaattctgagacgagtttgtatgaacagcgaggaacgactttacctgataattaagttgttgtgctcgagctcttgtcatcggaccttgttgtgcagcaggtgtggttgtatcaatggaagggatgtcctcatcatcctccccttcttgcatttgagtcgtcctcgactctagttcatcctcttctcccaaatatggtttcaaatctgcaatgttaaaagtggggctaaccccaaaagctgcaggtagctcaagtttgtacgcattatcattaatcctttctaacactttaaaaggaccatcggctctaggcagcaacttagactttcgcaaatcagggaacctatcttttctcaaatggagccaaactagatcaccaggttcaaaaatgacatgtttcttccctttgctaccagctagtttatactttgcgttcatgcactctattttctctttagtggtttcatgcaattttaagattagttcagcacgttgtttagcatcaaagttcactcgctccgaggtcggaagaggtaacaaatcaataggagcacgtggcacaaacccataaacaatctcaaaagggcttttcttagtggtagaatgctgtgaacgattataagcaaactcaacatgaggcaagcactcttcccacatttttatgttctttttcaaaacagccctaagcaaagtagataatgttctattgacaacctcagtttgtccatcagtttggggatgacaagtagtggaaaataaaagcttagtccctagcttagcccacaaagttctccaaaaatgactaagaaattttgcatcccgatcagaaacaatggtgttaggcacaccgtgcaatcgaacaatctcacgaaagaacaaatcagcaacatgtgtagcatcatcgctcttatgacatggtatgaaatgtgccattttagaaaatctgtccacaacaacaaacacactatccctccccttctttgttctaggcagtcctaaaacaaagtccattgaaatatcttcccacggtgcacttggaacaggaagaggcatgtataaaccatgaggattaaggtgtgacttagctttctggcatgttgtgcagcgagcaacgaacctctccacgtctctcctcatcttgggccaaaagaaatgaccagcaaggatgtcctctgtctttttcacaccaaaatgtcccatgagtcctcctccatgcgcttcctgcaacaataacaaacgcacagagctagctggaatgcatagcttgttagctctaaagacAAACCCGTCGGTAAGGATGAATCTGTTCCATGTTTTCCCCTCTTGGCAATTCAGCAATACATCTTTGAAATCATTGTCATGTGCATATTGTTCCTTAATAGTTTCCAAACCAAAGATTTTAAAGTCAAGTTGTGAAAGCATGGTGtaacgtctagacaaagcatcagcaattatattttccttcccctttttgtgtttgatgacataaggaaaggactcgatgaattcaacccacttggcatgtctacggttcagttttgcttgactacggatgtgtttcaaagattcatgatcagaatgtatgacaaactctttgggccacaaataatgctgccatgtttccaaagtccgaactagagcaagcaattccttatcataagtagaatagttcaaactagggccaCTCAACTTTTCACTGAAATACGCCACAGGTTTCCCCTCTTGTAACAGCACACCACCCaacccaattccactagcatcacattcaagctcaaaggttttgttgaaatcaggaagttggagtaaaggtgcatgagttaacttatctttgagcgtgttgaaagcatcctgttgggttgcagcccaagtgaaggttgcacccttcttggtgagttcatgcagcggggctgcaatggtgctgaagtccttcacaaatcgaCGGTAGAAACTAGcaagtcctagaaaactccgcacttgtgtgaccgtgcAGGGAACAGGCCAGCTGTGTATGGCctcaaccttggcttgatcaacttcgattccctgcggtgtcacaacatatccaagaaaagaaactcgatctgtgcaaaaggtgcacttctcaagattgccaaacaagtgtgcatcccgtagagcattgaaaacggcacgcaaatgatcaagatgttcctctaatgatctactatatatcaagatgtcatcaaagtatacCACCACGAATCTGCCAATAAAAGAGcgtaaaacctcgttcattaatttcatgaaagtgctgggtgcattagtcaatccaaagggcatgacaagccattcatataaaccaaacttagttttaaacgctgttttccattcatctcctagcttcatacgaatctggtggtaaccactacgcaaatcaattttagagaacacaattgagccactcaattcatcaagcatatcatctaaccttggaataggatgacgatatctgattgtgatgttgtttatcgctctacaatcaacacacatgcgccatgatccatccttcttaggaactaaaagcaCGGGAACGgcacaagggctaagagactcacgcacataacctttgttgagcaattcttgtacttgtctctgAATCTCTTTTGTCTCATCCGGGTTGGTCCTATACGGCGCACGATTAGGCAAGGAAGCCCCAGGGATGAGGTCAATCTGGTGTTCAATCCCTcgaattggtggcagccccggtggtacctcctttggaaaaacatcggcatactcctgcaaaagattagtgacagcaggaggcaaagaaatagatgtatcttcgagtgaaaataaagtttctttgcaaaccaaagcatagcaaacagtagtactagcatcaatctcatccaaatcagatttggtggcaaagtaacaagagcctttcagcttgatctcatttttattatgatgaacagatttgctagacttcttatgtttctcaagttcattagcgacaatctgattttcactagcaacagcctgattcttaagtttgctagctctagcaagttcatctcttagaatagcctcaggggacatggggtgcaacacaatcttcttgtcattatgcacaaaagagtattgatttgttttaccaaagtgcaaggaatctttatcaaactgccatggtctacctaacaacatagagcatgcttgcataggcacaacatcgcagtcaatggaatcatgataagaaccaatggcaaactctacccttaccaatcgtgttaccttcaccttgccgctgctgttaagccactgaatgtagtaaggctgcgggtgtggttttgtgctcaacaaaagcttcttcaccatttcagcacttgccaagttgttgcagcttcctccatctatgatcacacggcaagagcgttccttgatcacacacttggtttgaaacaaagtgtggcgctgattttgctcagccctctccatttgggcacttagcacccgctgcaccacgaggctctcatagtgctcagcagcttcagccccaatgtgctcttcgtcttgttggaaatcatctccttccgctacattgttagcagcaagcaaagcatatgtttcttcatcaaaatcactagcagaggaataccCACCATCAGCTCGCACAACCATCACACGTGTGCTTGGGCAGTCCTTGCGTACGTGGCCATATCCTTTGCAGCGTAGGCACTGAATATCCCTTGTTCTCCCCGTGGATACCACCGAGGATGAACTCTTGGCAGATGTAGCCGTTGCTCCTCTAGTTGGTTCACTTGGGCATGGTACAGAATTTGTTGTAGAGGAGCGTGGCTTGATGGTCGAGGAAGATTGTGGGGGTGCACGCGTTGACGGTGCAGCAGCATTGGAGGGTGTCCACGGGCTAGCACGACCTGCAGGAATGTTAGCCCTCATGCTagctcgtcgtccctgcacttctcgttcagctttacaagcaaggtgaAATAAACGATTGACAGAATTATATTCCTTATAAGCTAGAATATCCTGAATCTCCCGGTTCAGCCCACCCATAAATCTAGCTATGGCACCATCCTCATTTTCCTCTAGCCTGCAACGAAGCATACCCATTTGTAGCTCttgatagtattcttctacagatttggatccttgcctcaattgttgcaacttatgtaaaagatcacgggaataataagaaggaacaaatctggcccgcatgacccgtttcaaagcatcccaagttggtgtgttatttgggttcttacgatggtattcagaccaccaaacagaggcaaagtcagtaaactcactagttgcagccctaacacgtttgtcctcagggaaatcatggcGAGTAAATTTCTGATCAACAGCTAATTCCCAACTAAGGTACATATCAGGATTATACCTCCCATCAAAAGCAGGTATGGTGAATTTAATCTTGCCAAATGAGTCATCGGCACGTACCTCTTGCCGTGGTCGGCGAGGACCTGTCTCATGGCGGCGGCGATGTTGTTCGATGCGTCGATGACCATTCAGCTCCTCATCAAGCTCAGTGTCCgctgcatattcttcttcatcatgaccagcagcactgcccatggtgttgttgttgttgtgattgcgtcGTTCGAAACCATCACAGCGATTCTGTTCCATCCTCTCCAATCGCTCCAAGACACCTACAAGAGATGTATTAACAGAACCAAGAGTGCCttccaaggaagccaacttggtgttggtctcaatctgagccgtctccaattgaccaaggcgctcattggtgacacgaacatcctcatcaaggtgttc includes:
- the LOC136457277 gene encoding uncharacterized protein, which codes for MAGEGERTPPQSPRSKALLQHFERKVRLHAEHLDEDVRVTNERLGQLETAQIETNTKLASLEGTLGSVNTSLVGVLERLERMEQNRCDGFERRNHNNNNTMGSAAGHDEEEYAADTELDEELNGHRRIEQHRRRHETGPRRPRQEVRADDSFGKIKFTIPAFDGRYNPDMYLSWELAVDQKFTRHDFPEDKRVRAATSEFTDFASVWWSEYHRKNPNNTPTWDALKRVMRARFVPSYYSRDLLHKLQQLRQGSKSVEEYYQELQMGMLRCRLEENEDGAIARFMGGLNREIQDILAYKEYNSVNRLFHLACKAEREVQGRRASMRANIPAGRASPWTPSNAAAPSTRAPPQSSSTIKPRSSTTNSVPCPSEPTRGATATSAKSSSSVVSTGRTRDIQCLRCKGYGHVRKDCPSTRVMVVRADGGYSSASDFDEETYALLAANNVAEGDDFQQDEEHIGAEAAEHYESLVVQRVLSAQMERAEQNQRHTLFQTKCVIKERSCRVIIDGGSCNNLASAEMVKKLLLSTKPHPQPYYIQWLNSSGKVKVTRLVRVEFAIGSYHDSIDCDVVPMQACSMLLGRPWQFDKDSLHFGKTNQYSFVHNDKKIVLHPMSPEAILRDELARASKLKNQAVASENQIVANELEKHKKSSKSVHHNKNEIKLKGSCYFATKSDLDEIDASTTVCYALVCKETLFSLEDTSISLPPAVTNLLQEYADVFPKEVPPGLPPIRGIEHQIDLIPGASLPNRAPYRTNPDETKEIQRQVQELLNKGYVRESLSPCAVPVLLVPKKDGSWRMCVDCRAINNITIRYRHPIPRLDDMLDELSGSIVFSKIDLRSGYHQIRMKLGDEWKTAFKTKFGLYEWLVMPFGLTNAPSTFMKLMNEVLRSFIGRFVVVYFDDILIYSRSLEEHLDHLRAVFNALRDAHLFGNLEKCTFCTDRVSFLGYVVTPQGIEVDQAKVEAIHSWPVPCTVTQVRSFLGLASFYRRFVKDFSTIAAPLHELTKKGATFTWAATQQDAFNTLKDKLTHAPLLQLPDFNKTFELECDASGIGLGGVLLQEGKPVAYFSEKLSGPSLNYSTYDKELLALVRTLETWQHYLWPKEFVIHSDHESLKHIRSQAKLNRRHAKWVEFIESFPYVIKHKKGKENIIADALSRRYTMLSQLDFKIFGLETIKEQYAHDNDFKDVLLNCQEGKTWNRFILTDGFVFRANKLCIPASSARNRIQCYNAKTEDI